In Plantibacter sp. PA-3-X8, one DNA window encodes the following:
- a CDS encoding ABC transporter permease, which produces MSGLAITPASGSADARVRRGWRRSSGFGAPEIVAAVVVLFLLGCALAPQLFATASPTAVDPRAAFSPPSLTHWFGTDESGRDVWSRVVHGAGTSLLIGVAATAIGLILGAVLATIAAVGGRIADFAVGRVLEVLFAFPGLLLALLVIVIAGPGPVTATIAVGLSTAPGYARLIRGQLLQVRSSDFVEAARVLGHGPARILFRHILPNAVAPLFVLATLGIGQAVVWASALSYLGLGAQPPAPEWGAMLAAARTYLATAWWLTAFPGLMIVATALSTTVLGRGLQRRSREDGR; this is translated from the coding sequence ATGAGCGGGCTCGCGATCACGCCGGCGTCCGGAAGCGCCGACGCCCGGGTCCGCCGCGGATGGCGCCGGTCGTCGGGATTCGGCGCACCCGAGATCGTCGCTGCTGTAGTGGTGCTGTTCCTGCTCGGCTGTGCGCTCGCCCCCCAGCTGTTCGCGACAGCGTCACCGACGGCGGTCGACCCGCGGGCCGCGTTCTCGCCGCCCTCCCTCACGCACTGGTTCGGCACGGACGAGTCCGGCCGTGACGTCTGGAGCCGGGTCGTGCACGGTGCGGGGACCTCGCTCCTCATCGGCGTCGCCGCGACGGCCATCGGACTGATCCTCGGAGCAGTCCTCGCGACGATCGCCGCAGTCGGCGGGCGGATCGCGGACTTCGCCGTAGGACGCGTCCTCGAAGTGCTCTTCGCGTTCCCCGGCCTGTTGCTCGCGCTCCTCGTGATCGTCATCGCGGGGCCCGGTCCCGTCACGGCGACGATCGCGGTCGGCCTGTCGACGGCGCCGGGCTATGCGCGCCTCATCCGCGGTCAGCTGCTCCAGGTCCGCTCCTCCGACTTCGTCGAGGCCGCGCGAGTGCTCGGGCACGGGCCGGCCCGGATCCTGTTCCGACACATCCTCCCGAACGCCGTCGCCCCGCTGTTCGTCCTCGCGACCCTCGGCATCGGACAGGCGGTCGTCTGGGCGTCCGCCCTGAGCTACCTCGGGCTCGGGGCGCAACCACCCGCGCCGGAATGGGGTGCCATGCTCGCCGCAGCACGAACCTACCTCGCGACGGCGTGGTGGCTCACGGCGTTCCCGGGTCTGATGATCGTCGCGACCGCCCTGTCCACCACGGTCCTCGGCCGGGGTCTCCAGCGCCGATCTCGGGAGGATGGCCGATGA